A window of the Miscanthus floridulus cultivar M001 chromosome 14, ASM1932011v1, whole genome shotgun sequence genome harbors these coding sequences:
- the LOC136504452 gene encoding ureidoglycolate hydrolase-like: MPSKPTAASRLALLAFLLGISAAAGHDDAAARRTMEQFAGFPASDDGDGGPSSDFRVDSEGLQRQIAELASFSDSPAPSVTRVLYTDKDVQARRYIKGIMNQLGLAVREDAVGNIFGRWEGSEPGLGAVATGSHVDAIPFSGKFDGVVGVLGALEAISLLKRSAFLPKRSLEVIMFTSEEPTRFGISCLGSRLMAGIEELAQSLRKVVDNQNVSFLDAAESAGYKLHLEDLHSVFLKKDAYSAFIELHIEQGPILEKEGIPIGIVTAIAAPASLKVDFEGNGGHAGAVLMPARNDAGLAAAELALVVEKHVLESGSIDTVGTVGILQLHPGAINSIPSKSHLEIDVRDIDEKRRNDVIEKIRRSATQISKNRGVELSEFKIVNQDPPALSDKSVVDAMEFAAKQLNLEYKNMISRAYHDSLFMARVSPMGMIFIPCYKGYSHKPEEYASPEDMANGVKVLALTMAKLSLE; the protein is encoded by the exons ATGCCGTCGAAGCCGACCGCCGCCTCGCGCCTCGCCCTCCTCGCGTTCCTCCTCGGCATCAGCGCCGCCGCGGGCCACGAtgacgcggcggcgcggcggacgATGGAGCAGTTCGCCGGCTTCCCGGCctccgacgacggcgacggcggccctTCCAGCGACTTCCGCGTCGACTCCGAGGGCCTCCAGCGGCAG ATTGCTGAGCTCGCCtcgttctccgactcgcccgcgCCGTCCGTGACCCGCGTTCTGTACACCGACAAGGATGTGCAGGCTCGAAG GTATATAAAAGGGATAATGAATCAACTTGGCCTTGCTGTTCGGGAAGATGCTGTTGGTAACATATTTGGCCGCTG GGAGGGTTCTGAGCCTGGACTAGGGGCTGTTGCAACTGGATCTCATGTTGATGCCATTCCATTCTCAGGCAAATTTGACGGTGTTGTTGGAGTTCTGGGTGCTCTTGAGGCGATTAGTTTGCTGAAAAG GTCTGCTTTCCTGCCAAAAAGGTCTTTGGAGGTTATCATGTTTACATCAGAGGAGCCTACACGATTTGGAATTAGCTGTTTGGGAAG CCGCTTAATGGCAGGGATTGAAGAACTAGCTCAATCCCTCAGAAAAGTAGTTGACAATCAGAATGTGTCATTTTTGGATGCTGCAGAATCTGCTGGCTATAAGTTGCATCTAGAGGACCTGCATAGTGTATTTCTAAAGAAAGACGCCTACTCTGCTTTTATAGAACTGCACATTGAGCAGGGTCCCATCTTAGAAAAGGAAG GTATCCCTATTGGCATTGTTACTGCTATTGCTGCTCCTGCAAGTCTTAAGGTGGACTTTGAAGGGAATGGGGGTCATGCTGGAGCAGTGCTTATGCCTGCAAG AAACGATGCTGGACTGGCAGCAGCTGAATTAGCATTAGTAGTCGAGAAACACGTCCTGGAATCAGGATCAATTGATACTGTTGGCACCGTTG GTATTCTGCAGTTACATCCAGGAGCAATCAATAGCATCCCAAGCAAATCACACCTAGAAATTG ATGTAAGAGATATTGATGAGAAGAGAAGGAATGATGTCATTGAGAAGATTCGCCGGTCTGCAACACAGATTTCAAAGAACCGTGGAGTAGAGCTTTCAGAATTTAAGATAGTCAACCAGGACCCACCGGCTCTATCTGACAAATCAGTCGTTGACGCAATGGAATTTGCTGCAAAACAGTTGAACCTGGAGTACAAAAACATGATTAGCAGAGCCTACCACGATTCACTCTTCATGGCCAG AGTATCACCAATGGGTATGATCTTCATTCCCTGTTACAAAG GTTACAGCCACAAGCCGGAGGAGTATGCATCACCGGAGGACATGGCGAATGGGGTGAAGGTTCTAGCCTTGACAATGGCTAAGCTGTCGCTGGAGTGA
- the LOC136504238 gene encoding ureidoglycolate hydrolase-like, with translation MPSKPTATSRLVLLAFLLGISAAAGHDDAAARRTMEQFAGFPASDDGDGGPSSDFRVDSEGLQRQIAELASFSDSPAPSVTRVLYTDKDVQARRYIKGIMNQLGLAVREDAVGNIFGRWEGSEPGLGAVATGSHVDAIPFSGKFDGVVGVLGALEAISLLKRSAFLPKRSLEVIMFTSEEPTRFGISCLGSRLMAGIEELAQSLRKVVDNQNVSFLDAAESAGYKLLLEDLPSVFLKKDTYSAFIELHIEQGPILEKEGIPIGIVTAIAAPASLKVDFEGNGGHAGTVLMPARNDAGLAAAELALAVEKHVLESGSIDTVGTVGILQLHPGAIGSIPSKSHLVIDVRDIDEKRRNDVIEKIRRSATQISKNRGVELSEFKIVNQDPPTLSDKSVVDAMEFAAKQLNLEYKNMISRAYHDSLFMARVSPMGMIFIPCYKGYSHKPEEYASPEDMANGVKVLALTMAKLSLE, from the exons ATGCCGTCGAAGCCGACCGCCACCTCgcgcctcgtcctcctcgcgTTCCTCCTCGGCATCAGCGCCGCCGCGGGCCACGAtgacgcggcggcgcggcggacgATGGAGCAGTTCGCCGGCTTCCCGGCctccgacgacggcgacggcggccctTCCAGCGACTTCCGCGTCGACTCCGAGGGCCTCCAGCGGCAG ATTGCTGAGCTCGCCtcgttctccgactcgcccgcgCCGTCCGTGACCCGCGTTCTGTACACCGACAAGGATGTGCAGGCTCGAAG GTATATAAAAGGGATAATGAATCAACTTGGCCTTGCTGTTCGGGAAGATGCTGTTGGTAACATATTTGGCCGCTG GGAGGGTTCTGAGCCTGGACTAGGGGCTGTTGCAACTGGATCTCATGTTGATGCCATTCCATTCTCAGGCAAATTTGACGGTGTTGTTGGAGTTCTGGGTGCTCTTGAGGCGATTAGTTTGCTGAAAAG GTCTGCTTTCCTGCCAAAAAGGTCTTTGGAGGTTATCATGTTTACATCAGAGGAGCCTACACGATTTGGAATTAGCTGTTTGGGAAG CCGCTTAATGGCAGGGATTGAAGAACTAGCTCAATCCCTCAGAAAAGTAGTTGACAATCAGAATGTGTCATTTTTGGATGCTGCAGAATCTGCTGGCTATAAGTTGCTTCTAGAGGACCTGCCTAGTGTATTTCTAAAGAAAGACACGTACTCTGCTTTTATAGAACTGCACATTGAGCAGGGTCCCATCTTAGAAAAGGAAG GTATCCCTATTGGCATTGTTACTGCTATTGCTGCTCCTGCAAGTCTTAAGGTGGACTTTGAAGGGAATGGGGGTCATGCTGGAACAGTGCTTATGCCTGCAAG AAACGATGCTGGACTGGCAGCAGCTGAATTAGCATTAGCAGTCGAGAAACACGTCCTGGAATCAGGATCAATTGATACTGTTGGCACCGTTG GTATTCTGCAGTTACATCCAGGAGCAATCGGTAGCATCCCAAGCAAATCACACCTAGTAATTG ATGTAAGAGATATTGATGAGAAGAGAAGGAATGATGTCATTGAGAAGATTCGCCGGTCTGCAACACAGATTTCAAAGAACCGTGGAGTAGAGCTTTCAGAATTTAAGATAGTCAACCAGGACCCACCGACTCTATCTGACAAATCAGTCGTTGACGCAATGGAATTTGCTGCAAAACAGTTGAACCTGGAGTACAAAAACATGATTAGCAGAGCCTACCACGATTCACTCTTCATGGCCAG AGTATCACCAATGGGTATGATCTTCATTCCCTGTTACAAAG GTTACAGCCACAAGCCGGAGGAGTATGCATCACCGGAGGACATGGCGAATGGGGTGAAGGTTCTAGCCTTGACAATGGCTAAGCTGTCGCTGGAGTGA